One window of Chamaesiphon minutus PCC 6605 genomic DNA carries:
- a CDS encoding FkbM family methyltransferase: MFKYTNKILTLKRCIVSLVSNLGLIHACVYAVQMLRHSLLNSDSNYTLISKNSNFPLICRPNTSDLSVFGQIFLEREYSCLDDLSDVELIIDCGANVGYSSAYLLTRFPKSRVICIEPDSSNFKILEKNLAPYKERVKLINSGVWSHQTGLKILETPGLEWNAWAVQVRECNAGEVPEMQATDVGTLLKESGSDKISILKMDIEGAEAVVFAKNYESWLPFVDNIAIEIHGSKASDIVLNTVATCKPFNISNCGELTVFKSNV; the protein is encoded by the coding sequence ATGTTTAAATATACAAATAAAATCTTGACTTTAAAAAGATGTATAGTTAGTCTGGTGAGTAACCTTGGTTTAATTCATGCATGTGTTTATGCAGTACAAATGCTGCGTCATTCATTGTTGAATAGCGATAGCAATTACACTTTAATTTCTAAAAATAGTAATTTCCCATTGATTTGTCGCCCTAATACTAGTGACTTATCTGTTTTTGGACAGATTTTTCTCGAACGAGAGTATTCTTGCCTGGATGATTTGTCTGATGTGGAGTTGATAATCGATTGTGGAGCTAACGTTGGTTACTCGTCTGCATATCTTCTAACTCGTTTTCCTAAGTCTAGAGTTATTTGTATCGAGCCAGATTCCTCTAACTTTAAGATCTTAGAAAAAAATCTTGCCCCATATAAAGAACGTGTTAAATTAATCAACTCTGGGGTCTGGTCTCACCAAACTGGTTTGAAGATTTTGGAAACTCCAGGTCTAGAGTGGAATGCCTGGGCAGTCCAAGTCAGAGAATGTAATGCAGGTGAAGTCCCGGAAATGCAGGCAACAGATGTTGGAACTTTATTAAAAGAATCGGGTTCAGATAAAATTTCAATTCTCAAAATGGATATTGAGGGTGCTGAGGCTGTTGTCTTTGCCAAGAATTATGAATCCTGGCTGCCTTTTGTTGATAACATTGCGATCGAGATTCATGGTAGTAAAGCTTCCGATATTGTCTTAAATACGGTTGCTACTTGCAAACCATTTAATATTTCTAATTGTGGAGAATTAACTGTCTTTAAATCCAATGTTTGA
- a CDS encoding CatB-related O-acetyltransferase: protein MRVKLAEDCLWFLYQSAKYKNSAISFSFGSRLKKSHLDRDLKIGKSSIYNSKIENNVSIGDRCNIFNSCLESYTSVYSESNIIDCTIGRFTYIAGQSNLNLVKVGKFCSIGSHLLCGNGEHPTDFVSTHPVFFSSLQQCGVSFTDNNLFEERKEIIIGNDVWIGSRVFIRDGVKIGNGAIVGAGSVVVKDVPDYAIVGGVPAKAIRYRFTEDLIKKLQSIEWWNLSEENLRAAQPLIAQPDIQLFISWYEHNIANP from the coding sequence ATGCGTGTTAAGCTTGCCGAAGATTGTTTATGGTTCTTATATCAATCTGCGAAATATAAAAATTCTGCGATTTCTTTTTCTTTTGGATCGAGATTAAAAAAATCTCATCTCGATCGAGATCTAAAAATAGGAAAATCTTCGATCTATAATTCTAAAATAGAAAATAATGTCTCAATCGGAGACAGATGTAATATTTTTAATTCTTGCTTAGAATCTTATACTTCGGTATATTCAGAATCTAATATCATAGATTGTACGATCGGTAGATTTACGTATATTGCCGGACAATCTAATTTGAATCTCGTTAAAGTAGGAAAATTTTGCTCGATTGGATCTCACTTACTTTGTGGCAATGGAGAGCATCCTACTGATTTTGTCAGTACGCATCCTGTGTTTTTTTCTAGCCTTCAACAATGTGGTGTTTCATTTACAGACAACAACTTATTTGAAGAGCGCAAAGAAATAATAATAGGTAACGATGTTTGGATCGGTTCGAGAGTTTTTATTAGGGATGGCGTAAAAATTGGCAACGGAGCAATTGTCGGCGCAGGATCGGTAGTTGTAAAGGATGTGCCCGATTACGCAATAGTAGGTGGAGTGCCAGCAAAGGCGATCAGATATAGATTTACAGAAGATCTAATTAAAAAATTACAGTCGATCGAGTGGTGGAATTTATCCGAGGAAAACTTGAGAGCAGCACAGCCATTAATCGCTCAACCAGATATTCAATTATTCATAAGCTGGTACGAACATAATATAGCCAATCCGTAG